From Chloracidobacterium thermophilum B:
CGCGTTTTCCGGCTGGGACCTGGCGCGCGGCGGGCCCAAACCTACGCGCTTTGCCGTCCCGGCCGGAAGTGTCTATTTCCTGGATGACCTGCCGGACGATGCCCCGTTCCTGCTGGCGGAAACGGAGGACGACCGTCGGCAGGGCTGGGGATGCTATGTGAGAGGAGTGTGGAACCATGTCTGAACCCGTAGCCGCCAACGCGAACGCCGCTTTGCAGCGTGCCGCCGCCCTGCTGTTTATCCATGCCCAGACAGGTCTGCATCCCGGCTCGGGCACGGCTTTGGGAACTGTGGATTTGCCGGTACAACGTGAGCGCCATACGCAGTGGCCGGTCATTCCCGGCTCAACGCTCAAGGGCATTGTGCGCGATGCATGCCGCCGGGCTGCCGGCAACAACGGTGATCTGTTCGCTGTCTTCGGCCCGGAAACCGCCGAGGCCGGCAAGCACGCCGGGGCGCTGAGCATGACCGATGCGCGCATCCTGGCTTTTCCGGTACGTTCCCTGCGGGGCGTCTTTGCCTGGGTGACGTGCCCGGCCGTACTCGAACGGCTTCAGCGCGATCTGAAACTGGCTGACCTGGGCAACGCCGGCTTCAGGCTGCCGGCTGAACCGGGGAAAGACAAAGCCCTGTGCCATGCCGACAGCCCCCTGCTGGTTGGCGGCAAACAGTTGGTGCTGGAAGAGTTCGAGTTTGAACGCACGGGCGATGCCAATGATCTGACGGACTGGCTTGCCGTGCGGGCCGTAGCTGACGAGGCAACGCAAAAGCGGCTGCAAAGCCATCTGGTCGTGCTGCACGACGACGACTTCACGCATTTTGTCCGCCATGCCACCGAGGTCGTGGCCCGCGTCGGCCTCGATTACGAACGCAAGACGGTCAAGGAAGGCGCGCTGTTTTACGAGGAGTTCCTGCCGGCAGAGACGCTGTTTTATGCCGTGGTGCTGGCCAGCGCCAGTCGCCGCAACGGCCACAGCCAGTCAGCCGGCGACGTTCTGGCGTACGTACAGTGCCATACCCCGCCCTACCTGCAAATCGGGGGCGATGAAACCATTGGCAAGGGACTCTGCGCCGTGCGGCTGGTCAACGGAAAGGAGGCGTGAGGCTTATGGCAAGTCAACCAACACTTGACCAGCGCCGCGCCAGCCACGCCTGGGAAGCTGTGCAGCGCGCAAAGCAGAAGCAGGGCCCGCACCAAAAGCAGGAACCCAAAAAGTTCGGCGGACAGGCCAAAAAACTGCCCGTCCGTATCATGACGGCCGGGTTGGGGCAGGCGCTGGCGTTTCTGAAAGCCAAAGGTTATGCGCCGGGACTGCTCGCCGAACTCACCGACTGGATCAACCAGCGGATGCCACCCCAGGGAAACGAGCCAAAAGACCTGCTGGAGCGCATTGTCAAAGGCAATGCCGATGTTCTGCGGCGGGCAACCGATGAAGTGCTCGCCTATCTCCTGTGGCTCAACCGCTTTGCCGAAGCCGAAGGACTGACAGAAGAAACAGAAGCGTCATGACCCAGCAGCTTGTTTTGCCCAAAAGCACATTCGAGCTATTCAAGCTTATCACGAGCACCCAGGTTCAGCATCCGGGCCTGCAACTCGACAAGTACAGCGTTCCGGGCAATCAGGAGGCACAAAAAAGCGCTCTGGAGGGGGTATGCCGTGTTCCCGGTGATTCGTCACTGCTCACAGAGCTGCTGGCGCGTCGGCAGGCTATGTTGAAGGCTCTGCCGGGCGGAAGCTGGTTTGACTGTACGACAACGGGCCCTTTGACGCTGCATCTGGCGCGGGCGACGGCGCTGGAAAACGCTGGTATCTGCCTGCATCCGATCTACGGCTTTGCCTACCTGCCCGGCAGCGGCCTCAAAGGGCTGGCGCGCGCCTACGCTGAAACCGTCTGGTTGCCGGCGCAGTCTGACCAGCCGGCTGCCTGGCGGCAGATTGAGGATGTCTTTGGCTGGGCCCCCAACCCGGACCGTCGCCAACAGATTGCGAACAGCCATCATCCGGCCGCCGTCCGGCATCAGGACGACACCGACCCGGACTCCCCGGAGGTCAAGGCCGCATGTGGCAACGTTGTTTTTCACGACGCCTGGCCGGAATGCTGGCCCAGGCTGGTGGTGGACATCGTCAACAACCACCATTCCGGGTACTACCAGGAAACTCATCAACATCCGCCGGGCGACTGGGAAGACCCGGTACCCGTGTACTTTCTGGCCGTTGCGCCAGACGTGACCTTCACGTTTCCGTTGAGCAAGCGCCACCACGACGTTTCTGATGACCTTCTGGAACTGGCCCGGGCGTGGCTGCTGGGCGGGCTGTGTCATCTGGGCGCTGGCGCCAAGACCAACACCGGCTACGGGGCATTCAAGCCGGCGGAAGGTACGTTGCCGCCGCTGCCGGAGCACAGGCTGGAAATCTTTGAGACCGAGCTGAAACTGACCTCGCCAGCCTTTCTGGCCGGAGCCAATCAGCAGCGTGAAGACTGCGACCTGCGTCCGGCGACGCTGCGCGGCCTGCTCCGCTGGTGGTGGCGCACCCTGCACGCCGGCGCGGTGGATGTCGCCACCCTGCGCACTCTGGAAGCTGCCATCTGGGGGGATACCAAAGGCGGTGCAGCGGTGCGGCTGGTTGTGGAGCGGGTTGCCAGCCCCAATCCACAGCCCTACAACAAGAGAGACTTGGCAAACTTCGACGACCGGAAGAAGAAATCCGAGTACGGTATTCCCGAAGCCAACCCGGAAAAGACCACGCAG
This genomic window contains:
- the cmr4 gene encoding type III-B CRISPR module RAMP protein Cmr4 — translated: MSEPVAANANAALQRAAALLFIHAQTGLHPGSGTALGTVDLPVQRERHTQWPVIPGSTLKGIVRDACRRAAGNNGDLFAVFGPETAEAGKHAGALSMTDARILAFPVRSLRGVFAWVTCPAVLERLQRDLKLADLGNAGFRLPAEPGKDKALCHADSPLLVGGKQLVLEEFEFERTGDANDLTDWLAVRAVADEATQKRLQSHLVVLHDDDFTHFVRHATEVVARVGLDYERKTVKEGALFYEEFLPAETLFYAVVLASASRRNGHSQSAGDVLAYVQCHTPPYLQIGGDETIGKGLCAVRLVNGKEA
- the cmr5 gene encoding type III-B CRISPR module-associated protein Cmr5, which gives rise to MASQPTLDQRRASHAWEAVQRAKQKQGPHQKQEPKKFGGQAKKLPVRIMTAGLGQALAFLKAKGYAPGLLAELTDWINQRMPPQGNEPKDLLERIVKGNADVLRRATDEVLAYLLWLNRFAEAEGLTEETEAS
- the cmr6 gene encoding type III-B CRISPR module RAMP protein Cmr6 translates to MTQQLVLPKSTFELFKLITSTQVQHPGLQLDKYSVPGNQEAQKSALEGVCRVPGDSSLLTELLARRQAMLKALPGGSWFDCTTTGPLTLHLARATALENAGICLHPIYGFAYLPGSGLKGLARAYAETVWLPAQSDQPAAWRQIEDVFGWAPNPDRRQQIANSHHPAAVRHQDDTDPDSPEVKAACGNVVFHDAWPECWPRLVVDIVNNHHSGYYQETHQHPPGDWEDPVPVYFLAVAPDVTFTFPLSKRHHDVSDDLLELARAWLLGGLCHLGAGAKTNTGYGAFKPAEGTLPPLPEHRLEIFETELKLTSPAFLAGANQQREDCDLRPATLRGLLRWWWRTLHAGAVDVATLRTLEAAIWGDTKGGAAVRLVVERVASPNPQPYNKRDLANFDDRKKKSEYGIPEANPEKTTQGLWYLSYGMDESSREGERKQRHWLEPGATWRLRLVARPTHFVEPVKTGQKANRQADKAQPVKHTARPITADEALEQAKAALWLLCHFGGVGSKARKGFGSLQATQLADGYRLETCRQAAERLRGQLGLAAKPNAIGLSQMLGPVEVDFSWPDVWSVLDQVGFAYQAFAKKYKHKLEKKALGLPRRIGPPVQGSFTPRPPVKDRHASPVHIHLAPRKDGEQGWTVRIVAFPSAYLPDLGTSRNFLQAFLQKVKSDLEQRASLSAPGGQKPAVSNPAVGSASASTTSFPSPGTTVKAVLLEEKTKKGGWKARHLDSRREGPIVNTKEVPGDKQPGEEVELIVASAGDSLSFRWPTEEEKQRAQKAQDKTKKGPGHQPKGGRR